Proteins encoded together in one Mycobacterium simiae window:
- a CDS encoding acyl-CoA carboxylase subunit beta: MTKAQDWDGTLDDLERRRQHAWGMGGPERLDKHRAKGKLDARARIEHLLDPGTFREIGTLVGGDVAADALIVGSGSINGSPVMLGAEDFTTMAGSIGPGGNSKRYRIAELALRDKIPLVMLLEGAGFRPTGGHYGRTPTDLLAQAQCSGRVPTVAAVLGPSAGHGALVAPVCDFRIMSRQGAIFTAGPPVVKESTGEDISKEDLGGPDVALPSGVIHNLAEDDEAVLADIRRYLSYFPPSAWSYPSALPPDEDSQPRPTPELLDIVSRDNRRVYDMRAVLDVVFDRPDWFEVQPRLGTAIICALAHLGGHPVAVVANQPQVLAGSIDAAAADKAAHFIMVADSFHLPLVFLADNPGMLPGSRSERSGVLRAGARMFAAQTAATTVKLHVTLRKAYGFGSMVMSLLGFDHQVATFAYPGATMGAMSAAALSRASHAGEDLAEKLRNAELQASYRSAEGMGFDELIDPRETRDALLAALLRGLSSRQVAAEPVTRTVIMP, translated from the coding sequence ATGACGAAAGCCCAGGATTGGGACGGGACACTCGACGACCTCGAACGTCGCCGTCAACACGCGTGGGGAATGGGCGGGCCCGAGCGGCTCGACAAGCACCGGGCCAAGGGCAAGCTCGACGCGCGTGCCCGGATCGAGCACCTGCTCGACCCAGGCACCTTCCGCGAGATCGGCACCCTGGTGGGCGGTGATGTCGCGGCCGACGCGCTGATCGTCGGGTCCGGGTCGATCAATGGCTCCCCGGTGATGCTGGGCGCCGAGGACTTCACCACCATGGCCGGCAGCATCGGTCCCGGCGGCAACTCCAAGCGATATCGCATCGCCGAGCTGGCGCTGCGCGACAAGATCCCGCTGGTGATGCTGCTCGAGGGCGCCGGCTTCCGGCCGACCGGCGGGCACTACGGACGCACTCCCACCGACCTGCTCGCCCAGGCGCAATGCTCGGGCCGCGTGCCGACAGTCGCCGCGGTGCTCGGCCCGTCGGCCGGCCACGGCGCGCTGGTGGCACCAGTCTGCGACTTCCGCATCATGAGCCGGCAGGGCGCGATCTTCACCGCTGGCCCACCCGTCGTCAAAGAGTCCACCGGAGAAGACATTTCGAAAGAGGATCTGGGCGGCCCCGATGTCGCGTTGCCCAGCGGGGTGATCCACAACCTGGCCGAGGACGACGAAGCCGTCCTCGCCGACATCCGTCGCTACCTGTCCTACTTTCCGCCCAGCGCCTGGTCCTACCCGTCGGCGCTGCCGCCCGACGAGGACAGCCAGCCACGGCCGACACCGGAACTGCTCGACATCGTCTCGCGCGACAACCGTCGCGTGTACGACATGCGAGCGGTGCTGGACGTGGTCTTCGATCGGCCCGACTGGTTCGAGGTGCAGCCACGGCTGGGGACCGCGATCATCTGCGCCCTGGCCCATCTCGGTGGCCACCCTGTCGCGGTAGTCGCCAATCAGCCTCAGGTGCTTGCCGGTTCGATCGACGCCGCGGCGGCGGACAAGGCCGCGCACTTCATCATGGTGGCGGACTCGTTCCACCTGCCGCTCGTCTTTCTCGCCGACAATCCCGGCATGCTGCCGGGGAGCCGGTCCGAACGCAGCGGCGTCCTGCGGGCCGGTGCGCGCATGTTCGCCGCCCAGACGGCGGCCACCACAGTGAAGCTGCACGTGACGCTACGCAAAGCGTACGGGTTCGGCTCAATGGTGATGTCGCTGTTGGGTTTCGACCACCAGGTCGCGACATTCGCCTATCCCGGCGCGACGATGGGGGCGATGAGCGCGGCCGCGTTGAGCCGGGCATCGCATGCCGGGGAGGATCTCGCCGAAAAACTGCGCAACGCCGAGTTGCAGGCGTCCTACCGATCGGCCGAAGGTATGGGTTTCGACGAACTCATCGATCCTCGCGAGACGCGGGATGCGTTGCTGGCGGCCCTGCTGCGGGGATTGTCCAGTCGCCAGGTTGCGGCCGAACCGGTAACGCGCACTGTGATCATGCCCTGA